From Enterococcus wangshanyuanii, the proteins below share one genomic window:
- a CDS encoding helix-turn-helix domain-containing protein — MKTKSDGEVLKQLRTYRKLTQLECCQGIISRHTYSKIERNQTGIQVQILVELLERLHVSYDDFLFLKMGGQTPEFYRKKCAEYTRENLSHDYPQKLYNTLEKKKEQSIKHFHDYLFCKKRMNELDVEKIEQISESDLNQLHSYINRLTFFSTIDLTLFSDMCTFLTYKTAKYAGLKIIEQLDDFSDYLSLTQAYQQAFHQALTTMTSVALNNNDYLFVQLLLKKTKEFIFYFPSHYYLVNFHLNTDILNYKQTENNYYLTKLFVLKDYMKILEDHSLANKIEEQIKTLLQQTASLPTNQSKYL; from the coding sequence ATGAAAACAAAATCAGATGGAGAAGTATTAAAACAACTGCGCACCTATCGAAAACTTACTCAACTAGAGTGCTGTCAAGGAATCATTTCAAGGCATACGTATTCTAAGATAGAAAGAAATCAAACCGGTATACAAGTTCAGATCTTGGTTGAGTTGCTTGAGCGCTTGCATGTAAGCTACGATGATTTTCTCTTTTTAAAAATGGGCGGTCAAACTCCTGAATTTTATCGAAAAAAATGTGCTGAATATACAAGAGAAAATCTTTCACATGACTATCCTCAAAAACTGTACAACACATTAGAAAAAAAGAAAGAACAAAGTATCAAACATTTTCACGATTATTTATTTTGTAAAAAGAGGATGAATGAGCTCGACGTTGAAAAAATTGAACAAATATCAGAATCTGATTTAAATCAATTGCATTCATACATAAACAGATTAACCTTTTTTTCTACCATCGATTTAACATTGTTTTCGGATATGTGTACTTTTCTGACATATAAAACAGCTAAATATGCAGGTTTGAAAATCATTGAACAGCTTGATGATTTTTCTGACTACCTTTCACTTACTCAAGCATATCAACAGGCTTTTCATCAGGCACTGACTACAATGACTTCTGTCGCTTTAAATAACAATGACTATCTTTTTGTTCAACTATTACTAAAGAAAACAAAAGAATTCATTTTTTATTTTCCAAGTCATTATTATTTAGTCAATTTTCATTTGAATACAGATATTTTGAATTACAAGCAAACTGAAAATAATTATTATTTGACCAAACTATTTGTATTGAAAGACTATATGAAAATATTGGAAGATCACTCACTTGCTAATAAAATAGAGGAACAAATAAAAACACTACTTCAGCAAACAGCGTCATTACCAACGAACCAAAGCAAGTATCTTTGA